Proteins encoded in a region of the Ruegeria sp. AD91A genome:
- a CDS encoding PAS domain-containing sensor histidine kinase translates to MIPSISRWSKSRKLRNFGTLGLVLMGPVLALATYLVIGPFDLGATAPTLRLILLADLVYVLVVAALVLGQVGSLIAARRAKSAGSRLHLRLIGAFTLLALVPTVTVAIFAGLTVNIGLEGWFSDRVRQVVGSSLTAAEAYEQEHRRGLTQDASVLARYLDNARSLDFYISDAELREVLAQGQAQIQRGLREAYVIDGGGEIKSRGDRSYLFNYEAPTAEQIAEAADKGLLIIADWPNNEFRALVPLKAFLDRYLYVSREVDGQLLTLLDDTKETAQFYQQLESERGRVLFEFGLLYLGFALILILAAMSLGMWFAERLSRPVGRLTTAAQRVGAGDLSVQVIEEASDDEIAMLGRYFNQMTRQLKGQRDTLLENTRQIESRRRLFDSVLSSVTSGVVGVDPEGCITFVNRSAERLLDWTRGEQHLAIGIAVPEFLPLFESLKDSGQEAVQGEIKVTRKGRLENLLVRMAIRRGEDGGLEGYVVAFDDVTDLVSAQRMAAWGDVARRIAHEIKNPLTPIQLSAERIKRKFSRKLDEEDSSSLDSMTNVIVRQTNDLRRIVDEFSKFARMPEPERREENLVDLVREAVLLQQAGQPDVLIDADLPQQPIMADVDATMLNQALTNLIKNAGEAIVTLKKKGAPDNLQPQIKVAVTSDDAGTVITIADNGIGLPEDRARLFEPYVTTRDEGTGLGLPIVKKIIEEHGGALTLEDAPVFDGQDHFGAMAVIRLPGATMSPTAAPQKQAIRTNKLKAGQR, encoded by the coding sequence ATGATCCCATCGATCAGTCGATGGAGTAAATCACGGAAACTGCGCAATTTTGGCACTTTGGGGCTGGTCCTCATGGGCCCCGTTCTGGCGCTGGCCACTTACCTTGTTATCGGTCCCTTTGATCTTGGCGCGACAGCTCCAACCTTGCGACTGATTCTGTTGGCCGACCTTGTATACGTTCTGGTTGTTGCAGCACTTGTGCTTGGACAGGTTGGTAGCTTGATTGCCGCACGTCGGGCGAAATCGGCGGGCTCGCGCCTGCATTTGCGCCTGATCGGGGCGTTTACACTGCTAGCGCTGGTTCCAACGGTAACCGTAGCGATATTTGCCGGATTGACCGTCAACATCGGCCTTGAGGGCTGGTTTTCCGACCGGGTGCGCCAGGTTGTGGGATCTTCGCTGACCGCAGCAGAAGCCTATGAACAGGAACACCGTCGTGGATTGACACAAGACGCGTCTGTTCTGGCGCGATATCTGGATAATGCGCGATCGCTGGATTTCTATATCTCGGACGCAGAACTGCGCGAAGTTCTGGCGCAGGGGCAGGCTCAGATTCAACGGGGGCTGCGCGAAGCCTATGTCATCGACGGCGGTGGCGAAATCAAATCGCGTGGCGATCGGTCCTACCTGTTCAACTACGAAGCCCCAACCGCCGAGCAGATTGCTGAAGCCGCCGACAAGGGCCTGCTGATCATTGCCGACTGGCCCAACAATGAGTTCCGTGCGCTGGTCCCTCTCAAAGCCTTTCTGGACCGCTACCTCTATGTCAGCCGCGAGGTGGACGGACAGTTGTTGACCCTGCTGGACGATACCAAGGAAACGGCACAGTTCTACCAGCAGCTTGAAAGTGAACGGGGCAGGGTGTTGTTCGAGTTCGGCCTTTTGTATCTGGGCTTTGCCTTGATCCTAATCCTTGCGGCAATGTCCTTGGGCATGTGGTTTGCCGAACGGCTGTCGCGTCCCGTGGGACGGTTGACCACTGCGGCACAGCGGGTTGGGGCCGGTGATCTGAGCGTTCAGGTTATTGAAGAAGCCAGCGATGACGAAATCGCGATGCTGGGCCGGTATTTCAACCAGATGACCCGGCAGCTGAAAGGGCAGCGGGATACGCTGTTGGAGAACACGCGGCAGATTGAAAGCCGACGCCGTCTGTTTGACTCGGTGCTCAGCTCGGTCACGTCCGGTGTCGTTGGCGTAGATCCGGAAGGATGCATCACATTCGTGAACCGTTCTGCCGAGCGGTTGCTGGATTGGACCCGGGGCGAGCAGCATCTGGCCATTGGCATTGCAGTGCCAGAGTTCTTGCCCTTGTTTGAAAGTCTGAAAGACAGCGGGCAAGAGGCCGTTCAGGGAGAAATCAAGGTGACCCGCAAGGGGCGGCTTGAGAACCTTTTGGTCCGTATGGCCATCCGGCGCGGAGAAGACGGGGGCCTGGAAGGATATGTGGTTGCCTTTGATGACGTAACCGATCTGGTCAGCGCCCAACGGATGGCGGCTTGGGGCGATGTGGCCCGCCGCATCGCGCATGAGATCAAGAACCCTCTGACCCCGATTCAGCTGAGCGCGGAACGGATCAAGCGCAAGTTCTCGCGCAAGCTGGACGAGGAAGATAGCAGCAGTCTGGATTCGATGACCAACGTGATTGTGCGGCAGACCAACGATCTGCGTCGCATCGTGGATGAATTCTCGAAGTTTGCACGGATGCCTGAACCTGAACGCAGGGAAGAGAACCTTGTTGATCTGGTGCGTGAGGCGGTCCTGTTGCAACAGGCTGGGCAACCGGATGTGCTGATCGATGCCGATCTGCCGCAACAGCCTATCATGGCTGATGTGGATGCAACCATGCTGAACCAGGCGCTTACCAACCTTATCAAGAATGCCGGGGAAGCCATTGTAACTCTTAAGAAAAAAGGGGCTCCCGACAACCTTCAGCCACAGATCAAAGTGGCGGTTACCAGTGATGATGCGGGTACGGTCATCACCATTGCAGATAACGGGATCGGTCTGCCCGAGGATCGGGCACGGCTGTTTGAACCCTATGTAACGACACGTGACGAAGGGACCGGGCTGGGCCTGCCCATCGTCAAGAAGATCATTGAAGAGCATGGCGGCGCGCTGACCCTCGAGGACGCGCCCGTATTTGACGGACAGGACCATTTTGGCGCGATGGCCGTGATCCGATTGCCGGGGGCTACTATGTCCCCAACGGCAGCGCCACAGAAGCAGGCAATTAGAACCAACAAACTGAAAGCAGGCCAAAGATGA
- the dusB gene encoding tRNA dihydrouridine synthase DusB — protein MTLHLSDKEVAPPVLLAPMAGITDRPFRDLVMRFGAGMVVSEMVASQEMVQAKPGVRERAELSADVENTAVQLAGREAHWMAEAARQVADRGARVIDINMGCPAKKVTNGYSGSALLKTPDHALALIEAVVGAVDLPVTLKTRLGWDDNLLNAPDVARRAQDAGIQMVTIHGRTRCQFYKGHADWQAIRAVKEAVSIPVIANGDIVDTAAARTALRQSGADGVMVGRGAQGKPWLLAQICHDLYEAETPDIPTGHDLIDMVCAHYQSMLDFYGTDLGLRVARKHLGWYMDEAATPAPLRRAVLTSRDPGEVLRLLADALSDTDEVAA, from the coding sequence TTGACTTTGCATCTTTCTGACAAGGAAGTCGCGCCGCCTGTTTTGCTGGCGCCCATGGCCGGAATCACCGACCGCCCGTTTCGCGATCTGGTGATGCGTTTTGGTGCGGGCATGGTGGTCAGTGAAATGGTCGCCAGTCAAGAGATGGTGCAGGCCAAACCCGGCGTGCGGGAGCGGGCGGAACTGTCCGCGGACGTGGAAAACACCGCCGTACAACTGGCAGGTCGCGAGGCGCATTGGATGGCCGAGGCGGCCCGTCAGGTCGCCGACCGTGGCGCGCGTGTGATCGACATCAACATGGGGTGCCCCGCCAAGAAGGTAACAAACGGTTACTCCGGCTCGGCCCTTCTGAAAACGCCGGATCACGCGCTTGCACTGATAGAGGCCGTGGTGGGCGCGGTCGATCTGCCGGTGACGCTGAAAACCCGGTTGGGATGGGACGACAATCTGTTGAACGCGCCCGACGTGGCGCGCCGCGCTCAAGACGCGGGTATTCAGATGGTCACGATCCATGGCCGCACACGCTGTCAGTTCTACAAGGGTCACGCCGATTGGCAGGCGATCCGGGCGGTGAAAGAGGCCGTTTCGATCCCGGTCATCGCGAACGGAGATATCGTGGACACTGCCGCCGCGCGAACCGCGTTGCGCCAGTCCGGCGCGGATGGGGTGATGGTTGGCCGTGGTGCTCAGGGCAAGCCCTGGCTGTTGGCGCAAATCTGTCACGACCTGTACGAGGCCGAGACACCCGACATTCCGACCGGTCATGATCTGATTGATATGGTTTGCGCGCATTATCAGTCGATGCTGGATTTCTACGGCACCGATCTGGGTCTGCGTGTCGCCCGCAAGCATCTGGGGTGGTACATGGACGAAGCCGCAACACCTGCGCCTCTGCGCCGGGCGGTCCTAACGTCACGCGATCCGGGGGAAGTGCTGCGCCTGTTGGCGGATGCGCTCAGCGACACGGACGAGGTGGCGGCATGA
- a CDS encoding nitrogen regulation protein NR(II) → MNSDTSIWNSLPVPAFIIDEKDWISDVNAAGEGFLNASRKSVIGHPVWDQIAVDAPLEEAFERARWQGTPLFVNDVDVGSGSRAPLQCALQIAPLVGHPGSMIMIISPRELAGRMTRGNTVKSAAQSAIGMAEMLAHEIKNPLAGITGAAQLLSMNIPPQDLELTDLIVAESRRIVKLLEQVEQFGNLQKPDFKPVNIHDVLDRARRSALLGFGADMTIIEDYDPSLPLAYGDPDQFLQVVLNLLKNASEAAGPQGGTIRLRTYFEHSFRLRRSDGSGHSLPLQIEIIDDGPGLPENIRGDIFDPFVSGRENGTGLGLALVSKIISDHDGWISAESVPGRTVFKLSLRRAPRDTIDDMKEST, encoded by the coding sequence ATGAATTCTGACACCAGCATCTGGAACTCGCTGCCGGTTCCGGCGTTCATTATTGATGAAAAGGACTGGATATCCGATGTGAATGCTGCGGGTGAGGGGTTTCTGAACGCGTCGCGCAAATCGGTGATCGGCCATCCTGTGTGGGATCAGATTGCCGTGGACGCACCGTTGGAAGAGGCATTTGAGCGCGCCCGTTGGCAGGGCACACCTTTGTTCGTGAATGATGTGGATGTGGGATCGGGTAGCCGGGCACCGCTGCAATGCGCGTTGCAGATTGCACCTTTGGTTGGGCATCCGGGTTCCATGATCATGATCATCTCGCCTCGCGAGCTGGCAGGTCGGATGACGCGCGGAAACACGGTCAAGTCGGCAGCACAATCCGCCATCGGCATGGCCGAGATGCTGGCACATGAGATCAAGAATCCGCTGGCCGGGATCACCGGTGCCGCGCAGTTGCTTAGCATGAATATACCGCCGCAAGATCTTGAACTGACTGACCTTATTGTCGCCGAAAGCCGCCGGATCGTGAAGTTGCTGGAACAGGTCGAGCAATTCGGCAATCTGCAGAAACCGGACTTCAAACCGGTCAACATCCACGATGTGCTGGATCGCGCAAGACGGTCCGCGTTGCTGGGGTTTGGTGCGGATATGACGATCATCGAAGACTATGACCCGTCGCTGCCGCTGGCCTATGGAGACCCGGACCAGTTTCTGCAAGTGGTCCTGAACCTGCTTAAGAATGCGTCCGAGGCGGCGGGACCGCAGGGTGGAACGATTCGTCTGCGCACCTATTTCGAACATTCCTTCCGGCTGCGTCGCAGTGACGGGTCAGGGCATTCGCTGCCCTTGCAGATCGAAATAATCGACGATGGTCCGGGGCTGCCTGAAAACATCCGTGGCGACATTTTCGATCCGTTCGTATCCGGCAGGGAAAACGGCACCGGCCTGGGTTTGGCGCTGGTCAGCAAGATCATATCGGACCATGACGGCTGGATTTCGGCCGAATCCGTTCCCGGGCGTACGGTATTCAAACTGTCGCTGCGCCGCGCGCCGCGAGATACAATCGACGACATGAAGGAGAGCACCTGA
- the trkA gene encoding Trk system potassium transporter TrkA, giving the protein MKVIICGAGQVGWQIARHLSGELNDVTVVDNNPDLVRRATETLDVQGIAGFASYPDVLERAGARDADMIIAATHSDEVNMVTCQMAHSVFSIQRKIARLRSKSYLEAIHSDLYRRDHLPIDVVISPEREVAAAAMRRLSAPSAFDTEIFMDGKAQLLGVRVEEDCPIINTPLRQLTDLFSTLSSIVVGVRREGTLFAPESEDQLFVGDECYVFTNVKDVDRTMEVFGKAQKRQDRVVIVGGGNVGLEVARTLEERESRVRAKIIERDRHCAELAAEALERTIVLHGDGLDAGLLSEAGIERADAMLAVTDDDRTNMLAAVRAKAEGCALAIALINDPSMVALMGPLGIDAYINPRATTVSSILRHIRHGRVRQVYSIGDAEAEVIEAEVLSTSPMAGQRLRDIDFPEGVLVGAVRKGDEVLRPTGSLRIDEKDVVAIFAMAKDVPEVERLMQVSIDFF; this is encoded by the coding sequence ATGAAGGTCATTATTTGCGGTGCGGGTCAGGTCGGCTGGCAGATCGCGCGGCATCTTTCGGGCGAGCTGAACGATGTTACCGTCGTGGACAACAATCCCGACCTCGTAAGGCGGGCGACGGAAACGCTGGATGTGCAGGGGATCGCCGGGTTTGCAAGTTACCCGGACGTGCTGGAACGGGCAGGGGCGCGTGACGCCGACATGATCATTGCCGCCACCCATTCGGACGAGGTGAACATGGTCACCTGCCAGATGGCGCACTCGGTCTTTTCGATCCAGCGCAAGATTGCGCGCCTGCGGTCGAAATCCTATCTAGAGGCGATTCACTCGGATCTGTACCGTCGTGATCATCTGCCGATTGATGTGGTGATCAGTCCCGAACGCGAAGTTGCCGCCGCCGCCATGCGCCGCCTGTCTGCCCCATCCGCCTTTGACACCGAGATTTTCATGGATGGCAAGGCGCAGCTGCTGGGAGTGCGGGTGGAAGAGGATTGCCCGATCATAAACACACCGTTGCGGCAGCTTACGGATCTGTTCTCGACCCTCAGTTCCATTGTGGTTGGGGTGAGGCGCGAAGGCACGCTGTTTGCCCCCGAGTCGGAAGATCAGCTGTTTGTGGGCGACGAGTGTTATGTCTTTACCAACGTCAAGGACGTGGATCGCACCATGGAGGTGTTTGGCAAGGCGCAGAAGCGGCAGGATCGTGTGGTGATCGTGGGCGGCGGAAATGTCGGGCTGGAAGTGGCCAGAACCCTGGAAGAACGCGAAAGCCGTGTGCGGGCCAAGATCATCGAACGCGACCGCCATTGCGCTGAACTCGCCGCCGAAGCTCTGGAACGGACGATTGTGCTGCATGGCGACGGGCTGGATGCGGGGTTGCTGAGCGAAGCAGGGATCGAGCGGGCCGATGCGATGCTGGCGGTTACGGATGACGATCGTACGAACATGCTGGCCGCGGTGCGTGCCAAGGCCGAAGGGTGTGCTCTGGCGATTGCGTTGATCAACGACCCCAGCATGGTGGCCCTGATGGGGCCTCTGGGGATCGATGCCTATATCAATCCGCGGGCGACAACCGTCAGCTCGATCCTGCGACACATCCGCCATGGGCGGGTGCGTCAGGTCTATTCAATCGGGGACGCCGAGGCTGAGGTGATCGAGGCCGAGGTTCTGTCGACCTCGCCTATGGCCGGGCAACGGCTGCGCGATATCGACTTCCCCGAGGGTGTGCTTGTGGGCGCGGTGCGCAAGGGAGACGAAGTTCTGCGACCGACCGGCAGCCTGCGGATCGATGAAAAAGATGTGGTTGCAATCTTTGCCATGGCCAAAGACGTGCCAGAGGTTGAACGCCTGATGCAGGTTTCAATCGATTTCTTCTGA
- the hfq gene encoding RNA chaperone Hfq: MASDRQNLQDAFLNNVRKAKVPVTIFLINGVKLQGVITWFDNFCVLLRRDGQSQLVYKHAISTIMPSQPINLYEGEDAS, from the coding sequence ATGGCTTCGGACAGACAGAATCTTCAGGATGCCTTCCTGAACAATGTACGGAAAGCTAAGGTTCCGGTCACGATTTTCCTGATCAACGGCGTGAAATTGCAGGGTGTTATTACCTGGTTCGACAATTTTTGCGTATTGTTACGCCGCGACGGACAGTCGCAGTTGGTATACAAACACGCGATTTCGACCATCATGCCGTCGCAGCCGATCAATCTGTATGAGGGCGAAGACGCCTCTTGA
- a CDS encoding sigma-54 dependent transcriptional regulator codes for MSDILIVDDERDIRELVSDILEDEGYSTRLAANSDECMASINSEPPGLLILDIWLKDSRMDGIDILKAVKRDNPDVPVVIISGHGNIEIAVAAIKQGAYDFIEKPFNIDQLMVVIRRAMETSRLRRENASLKRKEVNNSDMIGKSAAFRAMQGQLDKVTKSNGRVMLSGPAGSGKEIAARYIHAHSNRANGPFITVNCAGIEPERVEEVLFGRESAERGVESGLLEEAHGGVVYFDEVADMPLGTQSKILRVLVDQQFQRVGGSDKVRVDLRVISSTNKDLDEEIAAERFREELYHRLNVVPIAVPSLEDRREDIPVLAQHFIEMCNETQGLPIRELSEEAVALLQTMTWPGNVRQLKNLIERVLILGDGSGPIEARELPNEEEKAEETGRVVLSGALATLPLREAREAFEREYLLTQINRFGGNISRTASFVGMERSALHRKLKSLGVVTSNKSGARVAQIDEPEPAE; via the coding sequence ATGAGTGACATTCTGATCGTAGATGACGAACGCGATATTCGCGAGCTGGTGTCCGACATTCTGGAGGACGAAGGCTATTCCACCCGGCTGGCGGCCAACTCGGACGAGTGCATGGCGTCAATCAACTCTGAACCGCCGGGGCTGTTGATCCTGGATATCTGGCTGAAAGACAGCCGCATGGATGGCATCGACATCCTGAAAGCAGTGAAACGTGACAACCCGGATGTACCGGTGGTGATCATTTCGGGCCATGGCAACATCGAAATTGCCGTCGCTGCAATCAAGCAGGGCGCGTATGATTTTATCGAAAAGCCTTTTAACATTGACCAATTGATGGTGGTGATCCGCCGTGCGATGGAGACCTCTCGCCTGCGTCGCGAGAATGCGTCTCTGAAGCGGAAAGAAGTCAACAATTCAGACATGATCGGCAAATCCGCTGCGTTCCGCGCCATGCAGGGGCAGTTGGACAAGGTGACCAAGTCAAATGGCCGCGTGATGCTCAGCGGTCCTGCGGGGTCCGGCAAGGAGATTGCAGCGCGGTACATCCATGCCCACTCCAACCGCGCCAACGGACCTTTTATCACCGTAAACTGTGCCGGGATCGAGCCCGAGCGTGTCGAAGAGGTTCTGTTTGGTCGGGAATCGGCAGAACGTGGCGTGGAATCCGGACTGTTGGAAGAGGCACATGGTGGTGTGGTCTATTTTGACGAAGTTGCCGACATGCCCCTTGGCACTCAATCCAAAATCCTGCGAGTGCTGGTAGATCAGCAATTCCAGCGCGTCGGTGGAAGTGACAAGGTGCGCGTGGACCTTCGCGTGATCTCGTCGACAAACAAGGATCTTGATGAGGAAATCGCCGCCGAGCGGTTCCGGGAAGAGCTGTACCACCGTCTGAATGTTGTCCCGATAGCAGTTCCGTCACTGGAAGATCGGCGCGAAGATATTCCGGTTTTGGCGCAGCACTTCATTGAGATGTGCAACGAAACCCAGGGTTTGCCGATCCGGGAATTGTCGGAAGAGGCCGTTGCCCTTCTACAGACAATGACCTGGCCCGGCAACGTGCGCCAGCTCAAGAACCTGATCGAGCGTGTTCTGATCCTGGGCGATGGATCCGGCCCGATTGAGGCGCGCGAGCTACCCAATGAAGAAGAAAAGGCTGAAGAGACCGGTCGTGTTGTGTTGTCTGGCGCACTGGCCACATTGCCGCTGCGCGAAGCCCGCGAGGCGTTCGAGCGAGAGTATCTGCTGACCCAGATCAACCGGTTTGGCGGCAATATCAGTCGCACGGCCAGCTTTGTTGGCATGGAGCGCAGCGCATTGCATCGGAAGTTGAAGTCGCTGGGTGTGGTGACTTCGAACAAATCCGGGGCGCGTGTTGCGCAAATTGATGAACCTGAACCGGCAGAATAG
- a CDS encoding response regulator, whose amino-acid sequence MDGTVLVADDDRTIRTVLTQALTRAGCKVHATSSLTTLMRWVSEGKGDVVISDVVMPDGNGLEMLPKIAEDRPGLPVIVISAQNTIMTAIQATEADAYDYLPKPFDLPDLMKRTARALDQKQRAQPVPTEGTSERPEELPLVGRTPVMQALYRLVARVMNTDLSVMISGESGTGKSLISQAIHDFSDRRTLPFVTVTAAELRDLEGPARVMARVRGGTLLIDEIADIEDEVQARIVRMMDTPGDHVPRFMATSQTDLTEGMENGRIRQDLYYRLCGATIHVPSLRERVDDIPLLAEHFLTREERENGTKRWLSPEAVELVRRYSWPGNVRQLENAVRRLGLTSRADEISKTEVEMVLGSQPEAEPVLSGGEREKLSTSVERHLRRYFDLHGNILPPPGLYQRILREVEAPLIEIALDATGGNQAKCADLLGINRNTLRKKITDLDIQVTRRRKLM is encoded by the coding sequence ATGGATGGCACCGTATTGGTTGCGGACGACGATCGCACGATCCGCACTGTTCTGACGCAGGCCCTGACGCGTGCCGGGTGCAAGGTGCACGCGACCTCTTCGCTGACCACTCTGATGCGCTGGGTCAGCGAGGGGAAGGGGGACGTGGTGATTTCGGACGTGGTCATGCCGGATGGAAACGGTCTAGAGATGCTGCCGAAGATTGCCGAAGACCGCCCCGGTTTGCCGGTGATCGTGATTTCCGCACAAAACACTATCATGACGGCGATTCAGGCAACTGAGGCGGACGCCTACGACTATCTGCCCAAACCGTTCGACCTGCCGGATCTGATGAAACGTACGGCTCGGGCGCTGGATCAGAAACAACGTGCCCAGCCAGTACCAACCGAAGGCACAAGCGAGCGCCCCGAAGAGCTGCCTCTGGTCGGGCGTACACCGGTGATGCAGGCCCTTTATCGATTGGTCGCACGGGTGATGAACACGGATCTCTCGGTCATGATTTCTGGTGAAAGTGGCACGGGTAAGTCACTGATTTCGCAGGCTATTCATGATTTCTCCGACCGTCGAACCTTGCCTTTTGTCACAGTCACAGCTGCTGAACTGCGCGATCTGGAAGGCCCGGCGCGCGTGATGGCGCGGGTTCGCGGCGGCACGCTGTTGATAGATGAAATCGCAGATATCGAGGATGAAGTTCAGGCGCGCATCGTGCGCATGATGGACACACCGGGCGATCACGTTCCTCGTTTCATGGCCACCAGCCAAACAGACCTGACCGAAGGGATGGAGAACGGACGTATCCGCCAGGACCTTTATTATCGTCTGTGTGGGGCCACGATCCACGTACCGTCATTGCGAGAAAGGGTGGACGACATTCCGTTGCTGGCCGAGCATTTTCTGACGCGGGAAGAGCGGGAAAACGGCACCAAGCGCTGGCTCAGCCCCGAGGCGGTGGAGTTGGTGCGGCGCTATTCCTGGCCTGGGAACGTACGGCAACTGGAAAATGCCGTGCGCCGGTTGGGTCTGACCAGCAGGGCTGATGAAATTTCGAAAACCGAAGTGGAAATGGTGCTGGGCAGCCAACCCGAGGCAGAACCGGTCCTGAGCGGTGGAGAACGCGAAAAGCTGTCGACCTCGGTCGAGCGTCACTTGCGGAGGTATTTTGATCTGCATGGCAACATTCTGCCTCCCCCGGGTCTGTATCAGCGCATATTGCGTGAAGTTGAGGCCCCACTGATCGAAATCGCACTGGATGCAACTGGCGGAAATCAGGCGAAATGTGCCGATCTTTTGGGAATCAACCGAAATACGCTGCGAAAAAAGATTACTGATCTCGATATTCAGGTGACACGTCGACGCAAACTGATGTAA
- a CDS encoding TrkH family potassium uptake protein: MAHARTQRVGLLRRLPLFLLIWGIASLAMWIPAIYALALDDHDTSRSFLYSGILGLFLVATIAMASSNRIPRRGTLGQLAVMLACFTLLPIFLAIPFHDALGTTIFLNAYFDMVSALTTTGADLFPDPARLSAPLHLWRAMVGWMGGLLMWIAAAAILAPLSLGGFEVTASGQPGRPVSGVAQSERVDPRGRLIRVAKTLTPVYVGLTAVIWVLLLIAGEVGLTAVCHAMAVMATSGISPVGGMEGAQAGFTGEAILFLFLFFALSRLTFSKDTATTGYSRLDADPEFRIGLMIVLAVAILLFFRVVAGVTEIGGQLEPLQALQVIWGMLFTTLAFLTTAGFESANWNDAQQLSGLGTPGLLLMGLALIGGGVATTAGGVKLLRVFALYLNGAREIDRLIYPSSISSAGGGNRRIQSDGAFIAWIFLMLFALTLAVFNLLLAAMGSGFEQAMVLSVATLSTTGPLIDLATDVPIRLIDLSAGAKLTLCAAMVVGRLETLAIIALITPSLWRD, encoded by the coding sequence ATGGCGCATGCGAGGACACAACGGGTTGGTTTGTTGCGGCGGTTGCCGTTATTTCTGCTGATCTGGGGCATAGCGTCACTGGCCATGTGGATTCCGGCGATTTACGCGCTGGCACTGGACGATCACGACACGTCACGGTCCTTTCTGTATTCCGGGATTCTGGGCTTGTTTCTGGTCGCTACGATCGCGATGGCGTCCTCCAACCGCATACCCCGGCGCGGGACGTTGGGGCAGTTGGCGGTGATGCTGGCCTGTTTTACCCTCCTGCCCATTTTTCTTGCGATCCCGTTTCACGATGCACTTGGAACGACCATCTTCCTGAACGCCTATTTCGATATGGTCAGTGCCCTGACAACCACCGGGGCGGACCTGTTTCCTGACCCGGCCCGACTGTCGGCCCCGCTGCATTTGTGGCGCGCCATGGTCGGTTGGATGGGAGGCTTGCTGATGTGGATCGCTGCCGCCGCGATCCTTGCGCCACTGTCGCTTGGCGGGTTCGAGGTCACTGCCAGTGGGCAACCGGGGCGCCCGGTGTCGGGTGTGGCGCAAAGCGAACGAGTGGATCCGCGTGGTCGTCTGATCCGTGTCGCGAAGACCCTGACACCGGTTTATGTCGGGCTGACTGCCGTGATCTGGGTTCTTCTGCTGATTGCTGGCGAAGTCGGTCTGACGGCTGTGTGTCATGCAATGGCAGTTATGGCCACGTCCGGCATCTCACCGGTGGGTGGGATGGAGGGGGCGCAGGCCGGTTTTACGGGCGAGGCCATTCTGTTCCTGTTCCTGTTCTTCGCGCTCTCGCGCCTGACTTTTTCAAAGGATACCGCCACAACGGGTTATTCCCGTCTGGATGCGGACCCAGAATTTCGTATTGGCCTGATGATTGTACTTGCTGTCGCGATCCTGTTGTTCTTCCGCGTTGTTGCGGGTGTGACAGAAATCGGTGGTCAACTGGAACCATTGCAGGCGTTGCAAGTCATCTGGGGTATGCTGTTCACCACTCTCGCCTTCCTGACAACAGCCGGATTTGAAAGCGCGAACTGGAACGACGCTCAGCAACTGTCAGGTTTGGGAACGCCTGGTTTGCTATTGATGGGGCTGGCATTGATTGGCGGCGGGGTCGCGACAACGGCCGGGGGGGTCAAACTGTTACGGGTCTTCGCCCTGTATCTGAATGGCGCGCGTGAGATTGATCGCCTGATCTATCCTTCGTCCATCAGCAGTGCAGGGGGCGGAAACCGTCGCATTCAAAGCGACGGGGCGTTCATCGCCTGGATCTTCCTGATGCTCTTTGCGCTGACCCTTGCCGTGTTCAACCTTCTGCTGGCGGCGATGGGGTCCGGGTTCGAACAGGCCATGGTGCTCAGCGTTGCCACGCTCAGCACGACGGGACCATTGATCGACCTGGCCACGGACGTTCCAATTCGCCTGATCGACCTCTCCGCTGGTGCCAAACTGACGTTGTGCGCGGCGATGGTCGTAGGTCGCCTGGAAACGCTGGCGATTATTGCCCTGATCACCCCGTCGCTTTGGCGGGATTGA